A genome region from Hippopotamus amphibius kiboko isolate mHipAmp2 chromosome 1, mHipAmp2.hap2, whole genome shotgun sequence includes the following:
- the LOC130838925 gene encoding olfactory receptor 6N1 — MKPGNWSQVTEFIILGFPHLRGVQTYLFLLLLLIYLTTILGNLLIFLMVCLDSRLHTPMYRFVSILSLLEFGYTAATIPKMLSNLLSEKKTISFTGCLLQIYFFHSLGATECYLLTAMAYDRYLAICQPLHYPTHMTPALCVKIAVGCWLGGLAGPVAEISLVSRLPFCGPNLIQHIFCDFPPVLSLACTDTSINVLVDFVINSCKILATFLLILSSYVQIICTVLRIPSAAGKRKAFSTCASHLSVVLIFYGSILFMYMRLKKSYSLDYDRALAVVYSVLTPFLNPFIYSLRNKEIKEAVRRQLKRTGILE, encoded by the coding sequence ATGAAGCCCGGGAATTGGAGCCAGGTGACAGAATTCATCATCTTGGGCTTTCCCCATCTTCGGGGTGTTCAGACTTATCTCTTTCTCTTGTTACTGCTAATCTACCTCACTACCATACTGGGGAACCTGCTGATATTCCTGATGGTCTGCCTGGACTCCCggctccacacacccatgtaccgCTTTGTCAGCATCCTCTCCTTACTGGAGTTTGGCTACACAGCTGCCACCATCCCCAAGATGCTGTCGAACTTGCTCAGTGAGAAGAAGACCATTTCTTTCACAGGGTGCCTTCTGCAAATctatttcttccattctcttgGGGCTACTGAGTGCTATCTCCTCACAGCTATGGCTTATGACAGGTACTTAGCCATCTGTCAGCCCCTCCACTACCCTACCCACATGACCCCAGCACTCTGTGTCAAGATTGCTGTCGGCTGTTGGTTGGGAGGCTTGGCTGGGCCAGTGGCTGAAATTTCCTTGGTCTCCCGCCTCCCTTTTTGTGGCCCCAATCTCATTCAGCACATCTTTTGTGATTTCCCTCCTGTGCTGAGCTTGGCTTGTACTGATACATCGATCAATGTTTTAGTGGACTTTGTTATCAACTCCTGCAAGATCCTGGCCACCTTTCTGTTGATCCTCAGCTCCTATGTGCAGATAATCTGCACAGTGCTCAGAATTCCTTCAGCTGCAGGTAAAAGGAAGGCCTTCTCCACGTGTGCCTCCCACCTCTCTGTAGTCCTTATCTTCTACGGGAGCATCCTCTTCATGTATATGCGACTGAAGAAGAGCTATTCACTGGACTATGACCGGGCCCTAGCTGTGGTCTACTCAGTGCTCACACCCTTTCTCAACCCCTTTATCTACAGCTTGCGCAACAAGGAGATCAAGGAGGCCGTGAGGAGGCAGTTAAAGAGGACAGGGATACTGGAGTGA